Sequence from the Helianthus annuus cultivar XRQ/B chromosome 13, HanXRQr2.0-SUNRISE, whole genome shotgun sequence genome:
CAATATATGTTAAAAACACCGACTAGGTAATTGGCCGTATGCGGATCCAAATTGAAAGTGTcaaaacaataaacaataaataaCGTTGGTGGAGGAGATAACAAAGCATCTAAACAAGAGAGTTTATGAAAATTCTGTTTTGTACGtattatattaaattatataCATACTTTGCTATAGCTATTAGCTACACACCCCTGCACTACCATAATTCCTACACCTTAAACTATGGAGACCACCATTTTTCCAACTCCAGCCCTGTCTTCCATCCCAATTACAAGTCGATGGCCAAAACCAAATCGTAGCCGTCGTACAATTGTATCTCTACTCACACCGTCCAAGACGGAGGCCAAGATCACCACAGTACCTAAGACCGTCTATAAAGACAACTGGTATGATCGTCTTGCCATTGATTACCTCTCGAAAGCCGTCCAAGATACCGTTGGTACGTAATTCACTGTAGTCGTATTATAACTAGTACAATCTCCCCCCCTCCCCCCATGTGTCGAGAATTCGATTCGTTACATTACCAGCACTTGCTTAAGCAACCATCAAGGGCCGGCCCTAGGGTGGGTCAGGAGGGCACCACCCAGGGCCCATCTCCCAGAGGGTCCgagatttaaaaaaattaataatcttctatactacataataaaagaaagcactttagggacacttgtcattctctcattcaattcattaaaattaataataataataataataattaatctaATCATTTAATTTATATTTGAACGATGTATTTGACCAGTTGTAAGAAACTGATGATACGGACATTTGGCTATTCCATATAAATTCATAGCAtctataaattttatttaaatgtaTTTTTATCTATAAAATATTAAGTAATGCATTTAGTAAAATATCAATTTGTTTATAAAAGAGTAAAGCTAAAATCCTGATTTTGTTTATACGGCCTCTATTTTCTAAATCCTGATTTTGATGGGTATGTTTTCtaaatatgttttaaatatatataaaacaaaatgtTGCAATACGTCGCTAAAATCAAGCTAAAAATCTAATAATTATGTAAATATTTTTTGGATTCAAATTATTTTCGGTAATGTGCGAACTATTattgtaactttttatttctcattaaatataatgtaatacgtaaatacaataataagtataatataatataatatatttttttgtatCATTTTCAAATATTACATGTTTCTTTGATGAATTTTATAATAGTAACATACACCATCTTTATATTAACTCAATTATGTCAatttagtattatatatagtgttataatacacttcttacacttctcacactttgagcactttttacaggatcctctacctatatatatatatatatttaaaaatctgtatgtatatatataatatatttaaaatctatattatatatagattaaactatatgtatgtatatatataatatatttaaaaaatctatataCTTAAATTGCTAAACACATTTATTAATCAAAACCCAACTAGTTTAACTTAAACTCAATATAAAACCAGTCCAACTAGTTTAAATTAAACCCCTTTTTAATTTTATACCCAAATAGAAAAGCCCAACAAGTTTTACATTAACCCCGACTATATAATTTAAACccaattaaattaaaattaaaaataaacaacAATCTTGGGGGGCTCATTTTTATCTCGCCATGAGCCCAAATTTTTGTCCAACTGTGGATAAAAGTGTAAATCCAAGCATAGAATTAGTGGGCGTGTGAGTTAGCCgttttaaaataaaatgtttGGTCTGAGACATCTCAACCCCTTATACCAATGTTTAAAGAACTCCAGTATTCTCTAAACAAATCAAAATTTTTTAACAAAACACCAGGCTTAGCATAGTAAAAGTACCAATGTTGATACCAAGTCTCACTATATTTGAAGTTTGTTAACTTGTTATGGTTTATTTGGTATTATCAATTAACCAACAATAACTTGACTTGTGAGTCTTGTTAATATATGATTTGTGAGTGTTGCTAATATAACTTCTTATATGTTGAAAACACACGCCTGCAGGAATGAAAAATAAGGAGACTGGGTATGAGAGTTTGGTTGTGGCAGCCGAAGCAGTTTTCCAGAACTTTGACCCGATCCAACAACGCCAACTTGTTGTAAAATCTCTTCAGAATGCAATTCCTGGTCCATTTTCCCTGCTGGCAAGTCCtaccttttttcttcttttttctgaCAATACAAAAATCAGTTATAATTAttactcattttttatacttGTATGTTCTATTTTGATACAATTTCATTTGAATTAGTATAAACAAAGGATATATGTTAACATGAAGGGAAAATCCTCATGACTTTCAAATGGCTCAAAATGTCCCTTTGACGGGGAAAATCGTTAGAATAGACAAGTGGACCTTTAAAATTAACAGAATAGACATGCGTATTCAGCCCTTAATAAACAACCAAGCCCAAAAAGAATCAATCAAGCAAGAGATGCCAAATAGGATGTACTGCACAGAAACTCATGGTTAAGTACAAAGGAGTTCACATTATCACCAATCAAATTGAAACATGTATAAAGTGGGCTGAATTAGCCGATGACTAGGATTTAGCTCCCCGTTTTTTAGCCGCCAGCTATTTAGTCCGCACTTTTTTTCATCGCCCGCTATTTAGCTTGTGCTTTTTCATCCGTCGGTTGAATTGGCCCGTGCTTTACATGTGTCTTTTATATTGATTTTTTTGTGGACCCCATTGTACTTTTCAAAGACTTTTTGTTGGCTACATTTTAGTCATCTTAGCCGGTGAATCCTGCCTAGCGTCGTCTAATTGGcttttctttttgtctttttatttttAAGGGTTGAATATGCATGTCTATTTCATAAAATTTTAAGGTTCAACTCGTCTATTCTACTAAAACCCCCCTACAAAATGCACCCCAAACACGGACGGTGGCTCCCATGATTTACGGTCGGTCGCCTGTGTTTAGGTTCAATCATGCCATTTGTCAGAAATGTCGCAGGCGGCGCTGCCACTCTTACATCCAGGTCATGGGTGCTACCACCAGTGTTTTTTATTTAAGAGAAAAAAACTACCTAAAATTGTCTGTTCATTATGAAAATgaattcacacacacacacacacacacacacacacatatatatatatatatagagagagagagaaaggttaacatacttcacggcttatcatacttcacgtaggagacaatggtaaccgttggatcaggggtataatcacgcatggaacatataatcacgcatgggaccacataatcacgcatgggaccacataatcacgcattggatccaaaatcacgcatgttattttggtcaaaaaaataattacgcatgttatatatttcgtgaagtacgttaatgtacgttaaggcgtgaagtacattatactttctatatatatatatatatatatatatatatatatatatggtacaATGTACAACTCACATACAGTTCCGATCAGTGTTGTGCCAATAATAGTTTTGAAAACTAGTTTGTTGTTGCAGATCAAGACATTGATGCCACCTTCAAAGTTTTCGCGAGAGTATTTCGCAGCCTTCACCACCATCTTCTTCCCTTGGCTTATCGGCCCATGCGAGGTTCCTATTTACATTCCATACaagatgatttacattaaacaggGAAGTTAACTGGTTTGAAATATATATTATTACATAAAGGTAAAAGAATCTGAATTTGAAGGGAGTAAAGAGAGACATATCGTCCACATTAAGAAATGCAGGTacttttcctttcttcttcatcttcttcgttTATATGTATGTTGCACAATAAAAGCTAGTCTCATGACTTAACATGCATGGCtgtctatatatataatatgtatgtaggcaaaagatcaaatacaaataatctaattaacatactaaacatacaaattgaaggaaaactcaaaaagacaaggtggcatttttgtaattaccaccaactatcaaagttacaaccaaaaatacctaaaaaaacacaaattttcttttttaacatttttttattaaaaaatcgctacatttcgttagcaaaaaaaaaaaaaatttggctgctactaaaagtagcgatttttaataaaaaatgttaaaaaaataaaataaaataatttgtgtgtttttttatttttttaggttttttggggtttttgggggtgggggggggtgggttaggtttttttaggtttttgggggtggggggggggttaggtttttttaggttttttttaggaggggggggggtgtggggggtggtgaggggggggggtttaggtttttttaggtttttgggggggtggggggagggtaggttttttttaggtttttggggggttgggggggggggggtttagatttttttttggggtggggggagtggttaggtttttttaggtatatttgtagagtaactttgatagttattgataattacaaaaatgtcaccttgtctttttgagttttccttcaatttgtatgtttagtatcttaagattatttgtacaagaactttaccctatgtatgtatgtatattgcaATCTAAATTTAACATCAATGATTGTGTAGGTTTCTAGAATCGAGCAATTGCGCAGGAATGTGCACCAATCTATGCAAGATACCGTCACAAGAGTTCATTAAGAACTCATTTGGGATCCCCGTCAACATGGTTCCGAGTAAGTGCATCTCTACTAATTATATATACTAGATTGTTGCTATAGCCGCTCGTTGCGGCGGCAACGTTTTAGTTGTTTATAGCTGGCGGCACGTTATGTGATACGTTAATCATATGAAAACACGTGTTTCAACGTATCCGATCTAAGAACGTACCAACTTACTAAGTCGGCAAAACCAAAAACCATCTTATATATGTCATGTGTGTCACGAAAAGGCAGACCCAAGAAAAACTCCAAGAAAAAGCCCACATTTAATCATGCTTTCTTGGTCGTAAGCCACAAAAGAAAATcacctttgactttgactttgactttgactttgttttgttttgtttctttTCCATATTGACATCACAATCACAAACATCAATATTGACGTCTTGCTTCTTTTGGAGTTCGTGTCACCGACCTTTGAATCTTTGATTATAGTAAATAAATAACATTTCAAAAAAGGTGTTTCATTGTACCATAAGTTAAATCAAcatttgtttttcttttcttttgtctcttattttttctttttctgtcttttatttttttgggttttttctTACTATCAGCATTTAACGTTATTATTTATATTCCTTACCTtataaaaactttgtaaaatatcatTTTGACCTACCTCGAGTTTTACATGCTAAATTTTATATACGtgagtcaaatataatacgttttcgtgcttatttttatgtatgttttcggTGGTTCTACATTTTATCAgtacgttttcgtgcttatttttatgtatgttttcggTGGTTCTACATTTTATCAgtacgttttcgtgcttatttttatgtatgttttcggTGGTTCTACATTTTATCAgtacgttttcgtgcttatttttatgtatgttttcacTTCGTTTATGCATGACATAAGTTTTGTTCGAAAACGAGTTGGGATGAATATTTGActatataaattcgagttacttcaAGTTTCGACGCCACCACAATAGGTGGCGGGTCAAATACTAGTTACTTCACAAATAAAGTAGCTAGTTAAATTCCACTAATAAATTAGTGATGAGCTACCTCCATGACAAAGCCTAAGCCCAACAGGCTGGGCCCAATTCTAATAAGCCCAAGTGGAGTTGGCCCATTAGGGATAATGATGGCCCAAAGGATTGATTTAACACACTCGATCTTGAATAACAAACTTGTATAAACACCATTTTATGAAGAACAAGTGATTTCTTACAAATGGTGATGCCATCGCCTATTTATACTTGCGACCTAAGTCCATTCCGACCACAGGATGGATTTAGGAAGCAACTATTAGTGATACAGCAATATGCAAACTCATGTACGTACGGTTGGTTTCTAGATTTTGATGACATGAGTTGTGAGATGATATTTGGGCAAGACCCTCCAGCCTTGGAAGATGATCCAGTACTAAAGCAACCATGCTATAAACTATGTATGCAATACCTACCCTCTCATTTTTAtcttatttaattattatataagAATATGTGTAATGGGAgacaccaattttttttttttttacaatttaaaaaaaaatcgctagttattgtatataaaaaaaactttaaaaaaatgtaatacacatgtgtagcacacatacacatgtgtacacatgtgtactgcaactttttttaagtttttttatatacctaaaatagctaaaattggtatgaaaaaaaatgttatgtttttttagaattttttagttagttttcgagttttcgcgttaacttGTAGTTTTCATTTGAGAGGAAGGATCCACTAAAAGGTGAAACATATTTCGTGAGCAATTTGTCGATAATTTCTGACACACTTCCTACGGATAGGAAATGAAACATATTTCGTAGGAATTGTGTTGGTATTTTCCTACACTTTTTCTACGGATataaataaatttattttaaaaatatcatatattgatataaataataaaactttATGTTTTAATATCAGTAATTTCATTTTATTacgaattttttttaataataaattgGATTCCGTAGGAGATCGGTCGGAATTTTCCTACACTTTTCCTACGCATAACAATTCCTACGAATTTCCGACTAATGGTTAAAATGAAAACGGATTCCGTCGGAGATCGGTCTGAATTTTCCTACACTTTTCCTACGCAAACCAATTTGTCGTTCTTTTGTCGCTTTTTTTGTCACAAAACTAAGACCCTTTTTAATACGTCGGAATttcgtaggaaatgtgtagccaTTTTCATTCGTAGGAAATGCGTAGGAAATTTTGGTAGGAAAAatagcagttttctagtagtggaTTTTGATGATGACATGTGGCACTTCTAATAAATAGGAATGAAGagcattttggtccttataaataggagtgaaaatgacATTTGGCACCCATTTTGTTTtttaaaatacaacaaaaaaaaaaaatctagcacaaaaaatctaaTACAAAAAAATGTAGCACAAAAAAgtatagcacaaaaaatgtagcacaaaaaaaatctagcataaaaaatgtagtacaaaaaatatagcacaacaAAATCTAGTAGAAAAAATATAGCataaaaaattcagcaaaaaaaaatgtagtacaaaaaaaatccaacacaaaaaatgagaaaaaaattaaaaaaaaattcagcacaaaaatatagtacaaaaatctagcacaaaaaaatgttatacaacatagaaatacaacacattttagtgggttttttagttttcatattttatatagcaatatggtactcaaattaaagataaaaaacgcttgattttacggtgaaatttttatgaaaaataatgtcgtataaaaagttatgaaagtttaaaaaataggggtgaaatatgcatgtgccttgcatgtggagagagaaagttcATAAataggatttttctaagataacCTTCCACTCCTTCTTTCTCCTACACTTGCATCtcaaccattgatttgaaaaatggaTGATTAAGATTCCTTCTTATCCTATTTagacaaaataaactttttatttgatcttaacCTTTTCATTTGAACGTTGCcctatatatattaaatattgaAATTACGTATAAGTAATTTAAGTAACAATGTTTTATACGTAATACTTTTCAAACTTAAGAAATAGAATAAGAATTGCTAAAATATGATAAGCGGAAAAAATCATCTTAGGCTCGGATAATTGGTGCGTAGAGTTGCCCATTAACTATTAGATATTGACATAGTTTTAATTAGGGCAAATACTTTCTTAGCTGTCATACATACGTACACAATATACATGGATATTGCATGTTAATTAATGAGTTAAACGTAATAACTGTTTAATATCATGTGAAACCGATACAAGTTTAAAAATAACATATGAAATAGCATTACGAATAATTTGTCAAATTTAAATATAATCAGATAACTTTAATTAAATCATATATCATACATACTATTCTTGTTCTCATATTTCTTCGTCTGTGTGTTCCATGTAGGTAAGGTAAAGCATAAGCATGATACAAGCTGCGTTACCTTAGTTAAGGAGATTCGGTCAGATGGAACAAATAGAAATTAAACAATAAACAAATACTATTTTTACTTTTAGTTATATTCTCTAAATTGTTATATCATGTTGTACAAGTTGATTGTTCATGTCGGCTAATATACAGAAGGACTTTTGATTAACTCTCAAAGAGTGTAAATTAATGTGGGGTGAGATTTTTTATTTGCAAAAGTGTtttaaaagtttaaaataaaTTGGATGATAAAATGTTTATCCAAAGGTTGGGTTTCTCTTTTTCATCCAATCAATACTAGACGGTGTTCAAACTAAATCACGTCATTAAATAAATGAACCCCGTCTTTTAGTCCAAAATTTATattcaaaatattattaaaattaatacGATTAACACCGTCTTAAAAGACAAgctgaaagtttttttttttttgtttttttttttttgcagttttgTGTCTACTCCAATCATATCCAAATCAAGCCAATATATACGCCATTTCGAACCTTTTCAATCAACCCAATAGACATTCAATTCGGAAATAAACTTGTCAAATTACAATTCTTTGCTAAATGTATAACAAACGACATTAAATTTCATACATAAGCTACATACAATTCTAATATCTATAAATAAAGCTAAACTAACGGAATACTTAACTCTTGAAAAAAACTCGGCATCAACGTCTTCAACAAAATATCTATATCATTATTCGTAACCTCTCCTGTATCATGCCACATCTAAAGAAAGTAAATATAAAAAGTTAGAACAAACATCAACAGTAACTAAAAGCAAATAGAAAAAAAGTTTGGCTTTTAACATCTTCAACAAAgtcttgtatatatatatatatacacacacacacacacactaatacGTCTAAGAAGATCACAAACAATCCCATAAAACTTGTATAAGTAGATAGTACTCAACATGACCCTTACCCTTCGATGTGTATTAAAAGTTGACATGTTTCAACCCAAACACGTTTAACATATTACATAACACATCCAAGTTCCAACCCACTCATCCTTCCACATCTGACATATATGTATATTAAGCAATAGCAGAAAACTAAACAAAAATGTGGTACCTCGGGAGCCATCCATTTCTGTTGTCATAACATCTGAGCATTAAAGCAGCTTACTGTGTATGCTCCTACAAGGTACAGAAAGATATCAGTACTAAGCATATGAAAAAACTCAACAGCTTTAtgaaaaaattatataaacatgaAATATTGTAACTTCAAACCATATAATACTCGAGATTTATGTGGTTTGGTCGATAAGACCTACGTCCATGGTGACACCCGACTATTTTGAGTCTGTACCATACTAGTGTGACACGTGTTAGCAATGAATAAAGGCATCATTATATTAAATTTGATGTTAATTGATGTATTGGTAAAtcaaaacttagttaaaattaTGTTGGAAAAAATAAGATAAACATTTATCGCGTAACCAACAAAATGCAAAAGTAACGTATGTAATCGCCCGAttaatgttaaaatcctaaaaacatTCAATTATgattaaaattattttttttatcatatccGTGAGGAAAAATTAAGTAAAACGCTTAAAAACACTATTTTGCGAATTTAAGCGCGTACTGCGCGATACCGCGCGTATGTTACAAAATATAAACGACGAAGCCAGTCCAGGCAAATAATATATTGTTTAGCAATATTATGGCGAGTAAatttttatagaatgataaaaaaaataatttaaaatgccCTAAAACGTGAGATAAGATACCTGGCAGTCAGTTTAAGGGgttgtttggctaagcttattttgggctacttataacttatttgcttatttgaaaagcaaataagtcataatggaatgacttatttacttattccTCTCAcataataagctaacccaaacaccttttaacttttcaaaaagtaaataagtaaataagtcactaaaataagcttagccaaacagcccctaatacCTGTTTTTTTGCCTATATatgatatatatgtgtgtatgtatgagAGATGTATATGTGTGTGCATGTAGGTGGTGGCCCATGGGGGTGCCCACCTCTCTCCTTTTTGCCAAGTGTTAAGAATATGAGGACATGCAATCATTCAACCTTTTAAAACACACAACATATAACATTTCCCAACATCACAACTCTCCATCTCTTCTCCCTCTCTCACTATCGACCGAACACACAAACACcacgattttcaaaattttaaacgTTCAATGAAGATCAAGTCCATGCCAAGCTAGTTTCAGGAGTGTTTGAAGATCTAAGGGAGTTTCCAAGGTGATTCCCAAGAAGAACAAGCTACATATCATCAAAAATCTCTTCAAAACCTACTAAATTCTTATGAGGTATAaacttattttttaaaatttatattcTTGTTTCTTGATGATGATGGAAAGCTTCTCAAAAGCTTGGAGTTCTTCACAAACTTGAAATCTAAATAAGAAAACggttttaaccaaaataaaaatggaagTTCATGAGTGTGTGGTTATGGCCGAAAATGTGCATATATGTGGGTTAGAGATTGTGTTTTCGTTGTTAGTTGATTCTTGATTAATGTGATTCTTGAAGGATGGTAAGGGTTTTTATAAGAGTTCatatgattgaaaatgaaaatatGAAAAGTGGGTTTTTGaaattatatatgtgtgtgtcgtgtgtgtgtgtgtgtctatatatatatatatatatatatatatatatatatatatatatatatatatatatatatatatatatatatatatatattgggagccgctagaatgaaaaccacctcgagttgtaagaaccacgagaactacaccccacggagcgctgttcgccgtgattttttttacaggtagatgtgtgcattataaacacggccgtaaaaaatcacggcgaacggcgctccgtggggtgtagttttttacacctcaagtttggtgaaaaaaaaattaaaaaacaccaaacttgaggtgtaaaaaactacacctcacggagcgccgttcgccgtgattttttacggccgtgtttataatgcacacatctacttgtaaaaaaaatcgcggcgaacggcgctctgtggggtgtagttctcgcggttcttacaactcggggtggttttcattctagcagcctatatatatatatatatatgagtggggatcctacggaaagtgtgtttttcctaaaaagtgtaaaaagtcataaaacacaataatttcaggcataaaacacacctaaaactcacaaataatagaatgaatattactaaaacaccatattcaaactctaatagtccataaaaacttaaaacacaccatcatagaactatgaatataaaacacacaatgctaaacaacataaaacacaataatatttgtcattccacaatcagagccttaacatctaaaacacaacacaaaacccacacacatgatgttttagtaatcttcatcatattatttgtgggtttttggtgtgttttatggttgacattatggtgttttatgactttttacactttttaggaaatttggactttctggccaactcctatccatatatatatatatatatatatatatatatatatatatatatatatatatatatatatatatatatagggagaagatcatgcgagaaccacctcttattgtgagaaccgcgagaaccaatgtgaacacaccaaaaatgcctaaaaatagctaaaaatcacaaaaaaaatttttttgaattttttaatatttttaataaaaaaatcgctacttttcgaagccaaaaattttttttttggcttctaaaagtagcaattttaacattaaaaatattaaaaaattcaaaaaaaaaaaagtttagattttttttttgatttttttagatttttttaggttttttgggggtttagtttttagcattttagcttggggtggggggggggtggggggtttaggtttttttttgtgggggggggggtagggttaggttttttttttgggggggggggtggggtttggttttttttaggttttttttagcatttagcttgggggggttaggtttttttttttggggggagggggtggggggtttaggttttttttgggggggggggggtgggggttcggtttttttttaggtttttttagctattttagattgtgttcacattggttctcaaggttctcacaataaggtggttctcgcatgagcccctccctatatatatatatatatatatatatatatatatgcatagaCATGTGGGTTTTTGTTTGGATATTTATAAATTTGAAGGATGTGATTAGATTAAGATGATGTTTGGATTATATGAAAATGAAATAAATGTATGTTAGATTCATTTAAGTTcttggatgatgatggtgatatgATAATCATGCATTAGGTACTTGTACATAAGTATATATAAGATGATTAAATGATCATCAGTTGGTGAACTTAAAATGATATTATAAGAGTGAGTTAAAACAGAATATAAACATGATAAATGATCTTATATAAATAAATCTAGAATCTTTAGGGTTAAATCGGCCGataaaccttagaagtaataattggtaattttataaaatcaagtgttctactaatcatcaatagctgtaaggtgcgagattattgctaggtctaagtgattaaaccgcaaggtgggtccttcttaggaagttaaccttttggctgctgtctagcaagtctagctgagaaaacaacacctatcctaggtttaggtctcgtaagggagtgagcctcgtaggatacttttataaacccaattagatgtcttgtaaaggagtctaataaccggtaaaTTAACAACCTTTAGGGGGTCTTAGCGCGCTCTTGAGAAGGATTAGGGGTGCTCTGATTTCCCGAGGGGTGAGAATCccaagatcccggttccatagtaGACAATCTCCAATTATAATCAACATTAAAAGCAATCAGGATTCCTGTCTAGGTAGTTCCTTCATCATCTCTGAGTTCGGTTTTCGTGTGAGTTCGTGCTTTGTCTGTCCGTTCGTCTAggtaatttagtttaattttaattgcACTTTAGgttttttagaaaccccccccccccaaattaataaacaatttagtatgtcgtgtcagtccgagtctagatagagtcgtagcgtagtcagtagagtctcgtgggttcgatactcggacttactttagctttactacatcgatcggttcacttgccgattgtgtgttttagggtttaggtcgagtcttagttttataaatttaaagcttagagagtctagaattagggtaatttagttagttttatttgacccattttcagcacatcaaaacccaaaaaaaaagagttaaatgcttggttggtccctgtgatttgcaaaaattgcatacttggtcccagtg
This genomic interval carries:
- the LOC110903427 gene encoding beta-carotene isomerase D27, chloroplastic — encoded protein: METTIFPTPALSSIPITSRWPKPNRSRRTIVSLLTPSKTEAKITTVPKTVYKDNWYDRLAIDYLSKAVQDTVGMKNKETGYESLVVAAEAVFQNFDPIQQRQLVVKSLQNAIPGPFSLLIKTLMPPSKFSREYFAAFTTIFFPWLIGPCEVKESEFEGSKERHIVHIKKCRFLESSNCAGMCTNLCKIPSQEFIKNSFGIPVNMVPNFDDMSCEMIFGQDPPALEDDPVLKQPCYKLCKVKHKHDTSCVTLVKEIRSDGTNRN